Proteins encoded by one window of Bradyrhizobium sp. B097:
- a CDS encoding amidohydrolase family protein — MAHDAPQATGPSKLVIRNIGLLLSGALERPILDADTIVAENGRITAIGRFKDVDTEGATTIVDAMGTTVAPGLIDSHVHPVAGDWTPRQNQTNWIDSYLHGGVTTMISAGEVHMPGRPRDVVGVKAMAIFAQRAFWTLRPGGVKVHAGAPVIECEMVEDDFKEMAAAGVKLLGEVGLGGVKDGPTARKMVGWARKYGIQSTIHTGGPSIPGSGLIDKDVVLEADTDVVGHINGGHTALPDDQIRCICEGCKRGLELVHNGNERSALFTLRTAREMGDLHRVILGTDAPAGSGVQPLGILRMVSLLSSLGELPAELAFCLATGNTARMRELDCGLIEVGRSADFVLMDKAQHSPGKNILESVQLGDLPGIGMTIIDGIVRTQRSRNTPPAGKVPEIVAK; from the coding sequence ATGGCTCACGACGCGCCCCAGGCCACCGGCCCCAGCAAGCTGGTGATCCGCAATATCGGGCTACTGCTGTCGGGAGCCCTGGAACGGCCGATCCTGGATGCCGATACCATCGTCGCCGAGAACGGCAGGATCACAGCGATCGGCCGCTTCAAGGATGTCGACACCGAAGGCGCCACCACGATCGTCGACGCCATGGGAACGACGGTCGCGCCCGGCCTGATCGACAGCCACGTGCATCCCGTCGCCGGCGACTGGACCCCGCGGCAGAACCAGACCAACTGGATCGACAGCTATCTGCATGGCGGCGTCACCACCATGATCTCCGCCGGCGAGGTGCATATGCCCGGCCGGCCGCGCGACGTGGTCGGCGTGAAGGCGATGGCGATCTTCGCGCAGCGCGCGTTCTGGACGCTGCGGCCGGGCGGTGTGAAGGTGCATGCCGGCGCGCCGGTGATCGAATGCGAGATGGTCGAGGACGATTTCAAGGAAATGGCCGCCGCCGGCGTCAAGCTGCTCGGCGAGGTCGGGCTAGGTGGTGTGAAGGACGGGCCGACGGCGCGGAAAATGGTCGGCTGGGCGCGCAAATACGGCATTCAGAGCACGATCCACACCGGCGGTCCTTCGATCCCCGGCTCCGGCCTGATCGACAAGGACGTGGTGCTGGAAGCCGACACCGACGTGGTCGGCCATATCAATGGCGGCCACACCGCGCTGCCCGACGACCAGATCCGCTGCATCTGCGAGGGCTGCAAGCGCGGGCTCGAGCTGGTGCATAACGGCAATGAACGTTCGGCGCTGTTCACGCTGCGCACCGCGCGCGAGATGGGCGATTTGCATCGCGTCATCCTCGGCACCGACGCGCCGGCCGGCTCCGGCGTGCAGCCGCTCGGCATCCTGCGGATGGTCTCGCTGTTGTCCTCGCTCGGCGAGCTGCCCGCCGAGCTGGCGTTCTGCCTTGCCACCGGCAACACCGCGCGGATGCGCGAGCTCGATTGCGGCCTGATCGAGGTCGGCCGCTCCGCCGATTTCGTGCTGATGGACAAGGCGCAGCATTCGCCCGGCAAGAACATCCTGGAGAGCGTTCAGCTCGGCGATCTCCCGGGCATCGGCATGACCATCATCGACGGCATCGTCCGCACCCAGCGCAGCCGCAACACGCCGCCCGCAGGCAAGGTGCCGGAGATCGTGGCGAAGTAG
- a CDS encoding selenium-binding protein SBP56-related protein, which yields MTMRPDPTFHASPKLAMEAPAENFAYTVLLSPDFSRPDALAVIDVKPGSPTYSKIVHTVTMPNKGDEFHHFGWNACSSALSPLAGHAFIERRYLIVPGMRSSRIYIIDTKPDPTQAKIHKIIEPEEVFRKTGYSRPHTIHCGPDGIYVSTLGGGGKDGTDGPPGVFIMDCETFEVLGRWEIDRGPQTKHYDFWWNLPRDYMVSSEWALPPQFENGIVPEDLLSNKYGHRIHFWDLRARRNVQTIDLGANHQMALEVRPAHDPVREHGFVGVVVDTTNLEGSIWTWWREGGKFHIEKTATIPPEPAPKDQLPPLLQGFGAVPPLVTDIDLSMDDKFLYVSCWATGEMRQYDVSDPHKPKLAGSVRIGGIVSRTPHPNGQTFAGGPQMVEISRDGKRVYWTNSLYSTWDDQFYPQGIPGAEVMANASPGGGLELAKDYWVSLPDGYRAHQIRLDGGDCSTDSFCYPSA from the coding sequence ATGACGATGAGGCCAGATCCCACGTTTCACGCGTCGCCGAAGCTTGCGATGGAAGCTCCGGCCGAGAACTTCGCCTACACCGTGCTGCTCAGCCCAGACTTTTCCAGGCCCGACGCGCTCGCCGTGATCGACGTCAAGCCGGGCTCGCCGACCTACAGCAAGATCGTCCACACCGTGACGATGCCCAACAAGGGCGACGAGTTTCACCATTTCGGCTGGAACGCGTGTTCGTCGGCATTGTCCCCGCTTGCGGGACATGCCTTCATCGAACGCCGCTATCTCATCGTTCCCGGCATGCGGTCGTCGCGGATCTACATCATCGACACCAAGCCGGATCCGACGCAGGCCAAGATCCACAAGATCATCGAGCCCGAGGAGGTGTTCAGGAAGACCGGCTATTCGCGACCGCATACCATCCACTGCGGCCCGGACGGCATTTACGTCTCGACACTCGGCGGCGGCGGCAAGGACGGCACCGATGGACCGCCCGGCGTCTTCATCATGGACTGCGAGACCTTCGAGGTGCTCGGACGCTGGGAGATCGATCGCGGTCCCCAGACCAAGCATTATGACTTCTGGTGGAACCTGCCGCGCGACTACATGGTGAGCAGCGAATGGGCGCTGCCGCCGCAATTCGAGAACGGGATCGTGCCGGAGGACCTGCTCTCGAACAAATACGGCCATCGCATCCACTTCTGGGATCTGCGCGCGCGCCGCAATGTCCAGACCATTGATCTGGGCGCCAACCACCAAATGGCGCTGGAGGTGCGTCCCGCGCACGATCCGGTTCGCGAACACGGCTTCGTCGGCGTCGTGGTCGATACCACCAACCTCGAAGGATCGATCTGGACCTGGTGGCGCGAGGGCGGCAAGTTTCACATCGAGAAGACGGCGACGATCCCGCCCGAGCCCGCGCCGAAAGACCAGTTGCCGCCGCTGCTGCAGGGATTCGGCGCCGTGCCGCCGCTGGTGACCGACATCGATCTGTCGATGGACGACAAGTTCCTTTACGTGTCCTGCTGGGCGACCGGCGAGATGCGCCAATACGATGTCAGCGATCCGCACAAGCCGAAACTCGCCGGATCGGTCCGCATCGGCGGCATCGTCAGCCGCACGCCGCATCCCAACGGACAGACATTTGCCGGCGGTCCGCAGATGGTCGAGATCAGCCGCGACGGCAAGCGGGTCTACTGGACCAATTCGCTGTACTCGACCTGGGACGACCAGTTCTATCCGCAAGGCATTCCCGGCGCCGAGGTGATGGCGAATGCCAGCCCGGGCGGCGGGCTTGAACTGGCAAAGGACTACTGGGTCAGCCTCCCCGACGGCTATCGCGCGCACCAGATCCGGCTCGACGGCGGCGACTGCTCGACGGATTCGTTCTGCTATCCATCGGCCTGA
- a CDS encoding MarR family winged helix-turn-helix transcriptional regulator, whose protein sequence is MARSAAQKRSVKAAKPGYVLDEQIGFILRQVSQRHAVIFAREIGINLTPTQWAALSKLSEVGPCSQNQLGRLTSMDVATIKGVIDRLTARGLTETSPDPDDGRRLMVSLTRAGQQMADKAAPNALVISRETLAPLDAKERETLMALLGRLR, encoded by the coding sequence ATGGCGAGGAGTGCTGCACAGAAGCGAAGCGTCAAGGCGGCCAAGCCGGGTTATGTGCTGGACGAGCAGATCGGCTTCATCCTGCGCCAGGTGTCGCAGCGCCACGCCGTGATCTTCGCCCGCGAGATCGGCATCAACCTGACGCCGACGCAGTGGGCGGCGCTGTCGAAATTGTCGGAGGTCGGGCCGTGCTCGCAGAACCAGCTCGGGCGGCTGACCTCGATGGACGTTGCGACCATCAAGGGCGTGATCGATCGCCTGACCGCGCGCGGCCTGACCGAGACCTCGCCCGATCCCGACGACGGTCGCCGGCTGATGGTGAGCCTCACGCGCGCCGGTCAGCAGATGGCCGACAAGGCTGCGCCGAATGCGCTCGTGATTTCCAGGGAGACGCTGGCCCCGCTCGACGCCAAGGAGCGCGAGACCCTGATGGCGCTGCTCGGCAGGCTGCGGTGA
- a CDS encoding ABC transporter ATP-binding protein codes for MKLTVKDLNSFYGPAHILFDIALEVGEGEVVALLGRNGAGKSTTFRSIVGLVENRSGRVMFEGRDVSELPTHAIVRGGLGYVPEERRIFTDLTVEENLEVGRQPKRAGAPQWDRDKLFKLFPNLGEMRGRPGGRMSGGEQQMLTIARTLMGNPSLVLLDEPSEGLSPKIVEQMVDAILAMKKEGVSIVVSEQNLHFARLISDRAYIIERGRICFGGTMAELDARPDVRDAHLSL; via the coding sequence ATGAAGCTCACGGTGAAGGACCTCAACAGCTTCTACGGTCCGGCGCATATCCTGTTCGACATCGCGCTCGAGGTCGGTGAGGGCGAAGTGGTCGCATTGCTCGGCCGCAACGGCGCCGGCAAGTCGACCACGTTCCGTTCCATCGTCGGCCTGGTCGAGAACCGCTCCGGCCGCGTCATGTTCGAGGGCAGGGACGTCTCGGAGCTGCCGACGCATGCGATCGTGCGCGGCGGGCTCGGCTATGTGCCGGAGGAACGGCGGATATTCACCGATCTGACCGTCGAGGAGAATCTCGAGGTCGGCCGCCAGCCCAAGCGGGCAGGCGCGCCGCAATGGGATCGCGACAAACTGTTCAAGCTGTTCCCCAATCTCGGCGAGATGCGCGGCCGTCCCGGCGGGCGCATGAGCGGCGGCGAGCAGCAGATGCTGACGATCGCGCGCACGCTGATGGGCAATCCGTCGCTGGTGCTGCTCGACGAGCCCTCTGAAGGGCTGTCGCCGAAGATCGTCGAGCAGATGGTCGATGCGATCCTGGCGATGAAGAAGGAGGGCGTCAGCATCGTCGTGTCAGAGCAGAACCTGCATTTTGCCCGGCTGATCTCGGATCGTGCCTACATCATCGAGCGCGGCCGGATCTGCTTTGGCGGCACCATGGCGGAACTCGATGCGCGGCCGGATGTCCGCGACGCGCATCTGTCGCTGTAA
- a CDS encoding ABC transporter ATP-binding protein codes for MSMVPTLLSVEGLTKSYGGVHAVRGVSFELRAGEILALIGPNGAGKSTCFDMLNGQNIPDSGRIRVLGAETTGKKPRVIWRMGVGRTFQIAATFPTMTVRENVQVALVSHGGQLFNLWASTARQARDEAGRLLDLVGMGAYAERPCGELAYGDVKRLELAIALANQPKLLLMDEPTAGMAPRERVELMRLTARIAREQSIGVLFTEHDMDVVFEHADRILVLNRGSLIAEGSPEEVRGNAQVRAIYLGEGLLYDARHREGASA; via the coding sequence ATGAGCATGGTCCCCACATTGCTGTCGGTCGAGGGGCTGACCAAATCCTATGGCGGCGTGCATGCCGTGCGCGGCGTCTCGTTCGAATTGCGCGCCGGCGAGATTTTGGCGCTGATCGGGCCGAACGGCGCGGGCAAGAGCACCTGTTTCGACATGCTCAACGGCCAGAACATTCCCGATAGCGGCCGCATCCGCGTGCTGGGCGCGGAGACCACCGGCAAGAAGCCGCGCGTGATCTGGCGCATGGGCGTCGGCCGCACCTTCCAGATCGCGGCGACATTCCCGACCATGACGGTGCGCGAGAATGTGCAGGTCGCGCTGGTCTCGCATGGCGGGCAATTGTTCAACCTGTGGGCCTCGACCGCGCGGCAGGCGCGCGACGAGGCCGGGCGGCTGCTCGATCTGGTCGGCATGGGCGCCTATGCGGAGCGGCCCTGCGGCGAGCTCGCCTATGGCGACGTCAAGCGGCTGGAGCTTGCGATCGCGCTCGCCAACCAGCCGAAACTGCTGCTGATGGACGAGCCGACCGCCGGCATGGCGCCGCGCGAGCGCGTCGAGCTGATGCGGCTGACGGCGCGGATCGCGCGCGAACAGTCGATCGGCGTTCTCTTCACCGAGCACGACATGGATGTGGTGTTCGAGCACGCCGACCGCATCCTGGTGCTCAACCGCGGCAGCCTGATCGCCGAAGGCTCGCCCGAAGAGGTCCGCGGCAATGCCCAGGTGCGGGCGATCTATCTCGGCGAGGGCCTTCTCTACGACGCCCGGCACCGCGAGGGAGCATCGGCATGA
- a CDS encoding ABC transporter permease, which yields MAFYVVQFLTGLASAASLFLVASGLSIIFGVTRIVNFAHGAFYMLGAYVAFTLTERFSGAFGFWGGIVVAALAVAVIGVLVEMVLLRRIYHSPELFQLLATFGLTLMVEDLVVLIWGPDDLVGRRAPGFKGAIDFFGQNIPSYDLFLIVLGPVVLGVLWLLFQRTRWGVLVRAATQDRDMVAALGVNQKWLFTSVFALGVFLAALGGALQIPRDAVNHAMDLRVIVEVFVVVVIGGLGSIIGAFVAAVLVSELNAFGILIFPKISIILVFLVMAVVLIVRPWGLFGKPEAPARRTPGLTVNPWRPLTMNERLAAIAALVVAAALPFVAGNYVLTVGSEIAIFVIFAVSLHFLMSVGGLASFGHAAYFGLGAYGVALLAKMAGLPMIACLLLGPLLGLLGAAVFGFFAVQLSGVYFAMLTLAFAQIVWSIAFQWVSVTGGDNGILGVWPEKWAASPSHFYWLSLGIAALAVVILRIIVFSPFGFALRATRDSPLRSEAVGINGKRIQWTAFVIAGTVAGLAGALFAYLKGSVFPDNMGISLSVDALVMVLLGGVETVSGAVVGAIVYKALNIWLVSQTDLSKLVLGGFVVLIVVAFPKGIVGTLEALMHRRRKSSSTASPLLTSRIETAE from the coding sequence ATGGCCTTCTATGTCGTCCAGTTCCTGACCGGTCTTGCCAGCGCGGCGTCGCTGTTCCTGGTCGCTTCGGGTCTGTCGATCATCTTCGGCGTGACGCGAATCGTGAATTTCGCGCATGGCGCGTTCTACATGCTCGGCGCCTACGTCGCCTTCACGCTGACCGAGCGCTTTTCCGGCGCGTTCGGTTTCTGGGGCGGCATCGTCGTCGCGGCGCTGGCGGTTGCCGTGATCGGCGTGCTGGTCGAAATGGTGCTGCTGCGCCGGATCTATCATTCGCCCGAGCTGTTTCAGTTGCTCGCCACCTTCGGCCTGACGCTGATGGTCGAGGATCTCGTGGTGCTGATCTGGGGCCCGGACGATCTGGTCGGCCGCCGCGCGCCCGGCTTCAAGGGGGCGATCGATTTCTTCGGCCAGAACATTCCGAGCTACGATCTGTTCCTGATCGTGCTCGGACCGGTCGTGCTCGGTGTGCTCTGGCTGTTGTTCCAGCGCACCCGCTGGGGCGTCCTGGTGCGCGCGGCGACGCAGGACCGCGACATGGTCGCAGCGCTCGGCGTCAATCAGAAATGGCTGTTCACCAGCGTGTTCGCGCTCGGCGTCTTCCTTGCCGCGCTCGGCGGCGCGCTGCAGATTCCGCGCGATGCGGTCAATCACGCGATGGATCTGCGCGTCATCGTCGAGGTCTTCGTCGTGGTCGTGATCGGCGGCCTCGGCAGCATCATCGGCGCCTTCGTCGCGGCAGTGCTGGTGTCCGAGCTGAACGCCTTCGGTATCCTGATCTTCCCGAAGATCTCCATCATCCTGGTCTTCCTGGTGATGGCGGTGGTGCTGATCGTCCGTCCGTGGGGGCTGTTCGGCAAGCCGGAGGCGCCGGCGCGACGCACGCCGGGCCTCACCGTCAACCCGTGGCGGCCGCTGACGATGAACGAGCGGCTTGCCGCAATCGCGGCGCTCGTGGTCGCCGCTGCGCTGCCGTTCGTCGCCGGCAATTACGTGCTCACCGTCGGCTCGGAGATCGCGATCTTTGTGATCTTCGCGGTCAGCCTGCACTTCCTGATGTCGGTCGGCGGGCTCGCCTCGTTCGGCCATGCCGCCTATTTCGGCCTTGGCGCCTATGGCGTGGCACTGCTCGCCAAGATGGCCGGCTTGCCGATGATCGCCTGCCTGCTGCTCGGCCCGCTGCTCGGGCTGCTCGGCGCGGCCGTGTTCGGCTTCTTCGCGGTGCAGCTCTCGGGCGTCTATTTCGCGATGCTGACGCTGGCCTTTGCCCAGATCGTCTGGTCGATCGCGTTCCAATGGGTATCGGTGACCGGCGGCGACAACGGCATTCTCGGGGTCTGGCCGGAAAAATGGGCGGCGAGCCCGTCGCATTTCTACTGGCTGTCGCTCGGCATCGCCGCGCTCGCGGTCGTGATCCTCCGCATCATCGTGTTCTCGCCGTTCGGCTTCGCGCTGCGCGCCACGCGCGACTCGCCGCTGCGCAGCGAAGCGGTCGGCATCAATGGCAAGCGCATCCAGTGGACCGCCTTCGTGATCGCGGGCACGGTCGCCGGCCTTGCCGGCGCGCTGTTCGCCTACCTCAAGGGCAGCGTCTTCCCGGACAATATGGGCATCTCGCTGTCGGTCGATGCGCTGGTCATGGTGCTGCTCGGCGGCGTCGAGACGGTGTCGGGCGCGGTGGTCGGGGCCATCGTCTACAAGGCGCTCAACATCTGGCTGGTCAGCCAGACCGATCTCTCCAAGCTCGTGCTCGGCGGCTTCGTCGTGTTGATCGTGGTTGCGTTCCCCAAGGGTATCGTCGGCACGCTGGAAGCGCTGATGCATCGCCGGCGCAAATCGTCGTCGACGGCGTCGCCCTTGCTCACCTCCCGCATCGAGACTGCCGAATGA
- a CDS encoding ABC transporter substrate-binding protein, translating into MATSAMTTHALAQSEIKIGEINSYSLLPAFTEPYRKGWQLAVEEINAAGGINGKKLVVISKDDGGKPADAQTAANELVSSENVAMLTGTFLSNIGLAVSDFANQKKVFFLAAEPLTDAITWSKGNRYTFRLRPSNYMQAAMLVEEAAKLPAKRWATIAPNYEYGQSAVAVFKKLMSEKRPDIQWVDEQWPPQGKIDAGPVVQATAAANPEAILNVTFGADLVKLVREGNTRGLFKGRTVVSFLTGEPEYLDPLKDETPEGWIVTGYPWYSIKTPEHDAFLKAYQAKYNDYPRLGSIVGYQTIKAAAAILAKAGSSDPEKLIAAAEGISVPSPFGEITFRKIDHQSTLGAFTGKTALKDGKGIMVDTAYRKGADYLPSDTEIEKLRPKD; encoded by the coding sequence ATGGCAACGAGCGCCATGACGACACACGCGCTGGCGCAGAGCGAAATCAAGATCGGCGAGATCAACTCTTACTCCTTGCTGCCGGCGTTCACCGAGCCCTATCGCAAGGGCTGGCAGCTCGCGGTGGAAGAGATCAATGCAGCCGGCGGCATCAACGGCAAGAAGCTCGTCGTCATTTCCAAGGATGACGGCGGCAAGCCGGCGGATGCGCAGACCGCTGCCAACGAACTGGTGTCGAGCGAAAACGTCGCGATGCTCACTGGCACCTTCCTCTCCAATATCGGCCTCGCCGTCAGCGACTTTGCCAACCAGAAGAAGGTGTTTTTCCTGGCGGCAGAGCCTTTGACGGATGCCATCACCTGGTCGAAGGGCAACCGCTACACGTTCCGCCTGCGTCCCTCCAACTACATGCAGGCGGCGATGTTGGTGGAGGAAGCGGCGAAGCTTCCCGCAAAACGCTGGGCGACGATCGCGCCGAACTATGAATACGGCCAGTCGGCGGTCGCGGTGTTCAAGAAGCTGATGTCGGAGAAGCGGCCTGATATCCAGTGGGTCGACGAGCAGTGGCCGCCGCAGGGCAAGATCGACGCGGGCCCGGTGGTGCAGGCGACTGCCGCCGCGAACCCCGAGGCGATCCTGAACGTCACCTTCGGTGCCGACCTCGTCAAGCTCGTGCGCGAGGGCAACACCCGCGGCCTGTTCAAGGGCCGCACGGTGGTGAGCTTCCTGACCGGCGAGCCGGAATATCTCGATCCGCTGAAGGACGAGACCCCCGAGGGTTGGATCGTCACCGGCTATCCCTGGTATTCGATCAAGACGCCGGAGCATGACGCGTTCCTGAAGGCCTACCAGGCCAAGTACAACGATTATCCGCGGCTCGGCTCGATCGTCGGCTACCAGACCATCAAGGCGGCGGCGGCGATCCTCGCGAAGGCCGGCTCAAGCGATCCGGAGAAGCTGATCGCGGCGGCCGAAGGCATCTCGGTGCCGTCGCCGTTCGGCGAGATCACCTTCCGCAAGATCGATCACCAGTCGACGCTCGGCGCCTTCACCGGCAAGACCGCGCTGAAGGACGGCAAGGGCATCATGGTGGACACGGCGTATCGCAAGGGCGCGGACTATCTGCCCAGCGATACCGAAATCGAGAAGCTGCGGCCGAAGGATTGA
- a CDS encoding amino acid synthesis family protein: MSAVIRKIVTVVEETHLEMGKTIAPPTRRAAAIAVIENPFAGRYVEDLSPLIAIGEELGELLSKRAVAALGIDGAKAHSYGKAAAVGENGELEHAAAILHPKMGAPVRKVLSKGAALIPSSKKRSGPGTTLDIPLGHKDAAFVRSHFDGMEVQINDAPRANEIMVAVAVTDSGRPLPRVGGLTVDEVKGEDGLR; the protein is encoded by the coding sequence ATGAGCGCCGTCATTCGCAAGATCGTCACCGTGGTCGAGGAGACCCATCTGGAGATGGGCAAGACCATCGCACCGCCGACCCGGCGCGCCGCCGCGATCGCGGTGATCGAAAATCCCTTTGCCGGCCGCTATGTCGAGGATCTGTCGCCGCTGATCGCGATTGGCGAGGAACTCGGCGAATTGCTCTCGAAGCGGGCAGTCGCCGCGCTCGGTATCGACGGCGCCAAGGCGCACAGTTACGGCAAGGCGGCTGCCGTCGGCGAAAATGGCGAGCTGGAGCACGCGGCCGCGATCTTGCATCCGAAGATGGGCGCGCCGGTGCGCAAGGTGCTTTCCAAAGGCGCGGCGCTGATCCCGTCGTCGAAGAAGCGCTCGGGTCCCGGCACCACGCTGGATATTCCGCTCGGGCACAAGGACGCCGCCTTCGTGCGCAGCCATTTCGACGGCATGGAGGTGCAGATCAACGACGCGCCGCGGGCCAACGAGATCATGGTCGCGGTAGCGGTCACCGACAGCGGGCGGCCGTTGCCGCGTGTTGGCGGGCTGACGGTCGACGAGGTCAAGGGCGAAGACGGATTGCGATAA
- a CDS encoding UPF0280 family protein, with amino-acid sequence MRRLPQIALLPDGKRLHLQDGPIDLVIETTGRDEDVSAAYRAAAERFTGLLDELCAELAGLRSAADPDHCSLKGVVARRMHAAVAPFAADGFITPMAAVAGSVAEEILGAMLQAAALDRAYVNNGGDIALYLGDGEQFTVGLMDRPDSRGVMRTMTVDSDMPVRGIATSGRHGRSFSLGIADAVTVLARTASQADAAATVIANAVDLPDHPAILRVPASELQPDSDLGARLVTRDIGPLAEYEIERALEAGTARARDLLTSGLIEGAALRLLGETRLVGATGNGTPASHTFQGRTIDNMLQA; translated from the coding sequence ATGAGGCGGCTTCCGCAAATTGCGCTTCTTCCTGACGGCAAGCGGCTGCATTTGCAGGACGGCCCGATTGATCTGGTCATCGAGACCACAGGCAGGGACGAGGACGTGAGTGCCGCCTATCGGGCGGCGGCGGAGCGCTTCACCGGTTTGCTCGACGAGCTCTGCGCGGAACTTGCAGGGTTGCGCAGCGCGGCCGATCCCGATCATTGCTCGCTGAAGGGCGTGGTCGCGCGGCGCATGCATGCGGCGGTCGCGCCGTTTGCCGCCGACGGTTTCATCACGCCGATGGCGGCGGTCGCGGGCTCGGTCGCCGAGGAGATCCTCGGCGCGATGCTGCAGGCGGCAGCGCTCGACCGCGCCTATGTCAACAATGGCGGCGACATCGCGCTGTATCTCGGCGATGGCGAACAGTTCACCGTCGGCCTGATGGACCGGCCGGACAGCCGTGGCGTGATGCGCACCATGACCGTCGATAGCGACATGCCGGTCCGCGGCATCGCGACCAGCGGCCGTCATGGCCGCAGCTTCTCGCTCGGGATTGCCGATGCCGTCACCGTGCTGGCGCGGACGGCGTCGCAGGCGGATGCCGCGGCGACCGTGATCGCCAACGCGGTCGATCTGCCCGACCATCCCGCGATCCTGCGCGTTCCGGCGAGCGAACTGCAGCCCGACAGCGATCTTGGGGCACGGCTGGTGACGCGCGATATCGGGCCGCTGGCGGAATATGAGATCGAGCGGGCGCTGGAGGCGGGGACGGCGCGGGCGCGCGACCTCCTGACGTCGGGATTGATCGAAGGCGCGGCATTGCGTCTACTGGGCGAAACGCGGCTTGTCGGTGCAACTGGGAACGGGACGCCGGCGTCGCACACGTTTCAGGGACGAACGATAGACAACATGCTGCAGGCATGA
- a CDS encoding 6-hydroxynicotinate reductase, producing the protein MADTMTVAAGDKIRCDACPVMCYIKPGAAGACDRYANHDGTLVRVDPHVVLERTVSHGGKLVPFQASGDWDGKIVRQPDLFVTAIGAGTTYPDYKPAPFIVSSEVDGVDMVTVVTEGIFSYCGVKLKIDTDRYLGPETAVVRADGEAVGHVTTSEYGSQMLSLGGVHHLTGGSKKEGRVTCDTLMDLSNCKAVELTIDGGATVVVQAGKPPIVNGMAEERMRVGCGSATIGMFAKQWHGKVDEVVVVDDHITGVLSEHQAGKLLDIADTGIKMKGRRSTPGRYFQVADPGTGWGGTNISDPLSILGPFNAKEARPGLTMLMVSTTGEHASYYVLDEALKPVETEMPADLKFSVERIQENCEPALCTVLFMGGAGGSLRAGVTDNPVRLTRSVKDALTRVTSGGAPVYVWPGGGITFMVDVTQMPAGAFGYVPTPALVAPIEFTMRLSDYAALGGHMDFVRPLSSLRDSAEVRPMPHLPGRRA; encoded by the coding sequence ATGGCTGACACAATGACCGTCGCCGCCGGCGACAAGATCCGCTGCGATGCCTGTCCGGTGATGTGTTACATCAAGCCGGGCGCGGCCGGCGCGTGTGACCGTTATGCCAATCACGATGGCACGCTGGTGCGGGTCGATCCGCATGTCGTGCTGGAGCGCACGGTTTCGCACGGCGGCAAGCTGGTGCCGTTCCAGGCGAGCGGCGACTGGGACGGCAAGATCGTCCGCCAGCCCGATCTGTTCGTCACCGCGATCGGCGCCGGAACCACCTATCCGGATTACAAGCCGGCGCCCTTCATCGTGTCGTCGGAGGTCGACGGCGTCGACATGGTCACCGTGGTGACCGAGGGCATTTTCTCCTATTGCGGCGTCAAGCTGAAGATCGACACCGATCGCTATCTCGGTCCGGAAACCGCTGTTGTCCGCGCCGATGGCGAGGCGGTTGGTCATGTCACGACCAGCGAATATGGCTCGCAGATGCTCTCGCTCGGCGGCGTGCATCATCTGACCGGCGGCTCCAAGAAGGAGGGCCGCGTCACCTGCGACACGCTGATGGATCTTTCCAACTGCAAGGCAGTGGAGCTGACCATTGATGGCGGCGCCACCGTGGTGGTGCAGGCGGGCAAGCCGCCGATCGTCAATGGCATGGCGGAAGAGCGGATGCGGGTCGGCTGCGGCTCGGCGACCATCGGCATGTTCGCCAAGCAGTGGCACGGCAAGGTCGATGAGGTCGTTGTGGTCGACGACCACATCACCGGGGTGCTCAGCGAGCACCAGGCCGGCAAGCTGCTCGACATCGCCGACACCGGCATCAAGATGAAGGGGCGCCGCTCGACGCCGGGCCGTTACTTCCAGGTCGCCGATCCCGGCACGGGATGGGGCGGCACCAACATCTCCGATCCGCTGTCGATCCTGGGTCCCTTCAATGCGAAGGAAGCGCGGCCGGGGCTCACCATGCTGATGGTCTCGACCACCGGCGAGCATGCGTCCTACTACGTGCTCGACGAGGCGCTGAAGCCGGTGGAGACCGAGATGCCGGCGGACCTCAAATTCTCGGTCGAGCGCATCCAGGAGAATTGCGAGCCGGCGCTGTGCACCGTGCTGTTCATGGGCGGCGCGGGCGGATCGCTGCGCGCCGGCGTCACTGACAATCCGGTGCGGCTGACCCGCTCGGTGAAGGACGCGCTGACGCGGGTGACCAGCGGCGGCGCGCCGGTCTATGTCTGGCCCGGCGGCGGCATCACTTTCATGGTCGATGTCACGCAGATGCCGGCCGGCGCCTTCGGCTATGTGCCGACCCCGGCGCTGGTGGCGCCGATCGAATTCACGATGCGGCTGTCGGATTATGCGGCGCTCGGCGGCCATATGGATTTTGTCCGGCCGCTGTCGTCGCTGCGTGACAGCGCCGAAGTCCGGCCGATGCCTCATCTTCCCGGGCGGCGCGCATGA